The following are encoded together in the Phaseolus vulgaris cultivar G19833 chromosome 9, P. vulgaris v2.0, whole genome shotgun sequence genome:
- the LOC137820975 gene encoding allene oxide synthase 1, chloroplastic-like, with protein MASCLTVSPLLVQLQSSSKIRPCKWKRSSSTPPFVTKASASRTTSLPASEPGKLPMREIPGDYGLPFIGPINDRHDYFYNQGTELFFESRVQKYNSTVFRANMPPGPFISSNSNVIILLDAKSFPVLFDMTKVEKRDLFTGTYMPSTELTGGYRILSYLDPSEAAHEQLKRLIFFLLKYRSSHVIPEFHSTYTSLFQTLEKELADKGKADFGNANDQAAFNFLARAFFDTNPSDTTLGSDGPTIIQKWVLLQLGPVLTLGLPKFLEDPILHTFSLPPFLVKKDYQRLYEFFYNSSGSVLDEAVRLGISKEEACHNVLFATCFNSFGGMKILFPSMLKLIAGAGVKLHARLAEEVRGAVKANGGKVTMAALEMMPLVKSVVYEALRIEPPVRLQYGKAKRDFVIESHENAFSVKEGEMLFGYQPFATKDPKIFENAEEFVADRFLGEGEKLLKYVLWSNGPETENTTLENKQCAGKDFVVLFSRLLVVELFLRYDTFEVEWKKSALGASVTLISIKKASF; from the coding sequence ATGGCATCCTGTTTAACGGTATCTCCTCTCTTGGTGCAGCTACAATCTTCATCAAAAATAAGACCCTGCAAGTGGAAGCGCTCCTCCTCCACGCCTCCTTTTGTAACCAAAGCTTCAGCCTCCCGAACGACGTCGTTGCCAGCGTCGGAGCCGGGCAAGCTTCCGATGCGCGAAATCCCGGGAGACTACGGTCTCCCTTTCATCGGACCCATCAATGACCGTCACGACTATTTCTACAACCAAGGGACTGAGCTCTTCTTCGAATCCCGCGTCCAAAAGTACAACTCCACCGTGTTCCGCGCCAACATGCCACCTGGTCCCTTCATCTCCTCCAACTCAAACGTCATCATTCTGCTCGATGCCAAAAGCTTCCCCGTCCTCTTCGACATGACAAAAGTAGAAAAACGTGACCTCTTCACCGGCACCTACATGCCTTCCACCGAACTAACCGGCGGTTACCGAATCCTCTCCTACCTCGACCCCTCCGAAGCCGCTCACGAACAACTCAAACGCctcatcttcttccttctcaAATACCGAAGTAGCCACGTCATTCCCGAGTTCCATTCAACCTACACAAGCCTCTTCCAAACCCTCGAGAAAGAGCTGGCCGACAAAGGAAAAGCTGATTTCGGAAACGCCAATGACCAAGCAGCATTTAACTTCCTGGCTCGCGCGTTTTTTGACACCAACCCTTCCGACACAACCCTTGGAAGCGACGGCCCAACTATAATACAAAAATGGGTTCTGCTCCAGCTTGGCCCAGTTTTGACATTGGGCCTGCCCAAATTCCTGGAAGATCCCATTCTCCACACCTTCAGCCTCCCCCCTTTTCTGGTAAAGAAGGACTACCAGAGGCTCTACGAATTCTTCTACAACTCCTCTGGGTCTGTACTTGACGAAGCGGTGCGTCTTGGTATCTCCAAAGAAGAAGCGTGCCACAACGTGTTATTCGCCACATGCTTTAACTCGTTTGGCGGAATGAAGATTTTGTTCCCCAGCATGCTGAAGTTGATTGCAGGTGCCGGCGTGAAACTTCACGCTCGGCTGGCGGAGGAGGTGAGGGGCGCCGTTAAGGCTAACGGAGGGAAGGTGACGATGGCGGCGTTGGAAATGATGCCGCTGGTGAAGTCGGTGGTGTACGAGGCGCTTCGGATTGAACCGCCGGTGCGGCTGCAGTACGGGAAGGCGAAGAGGGACTTTGTGATCGAGAGCCACGAGAATGCGTTTTCGGTGAAGGAAGGGGAGATGCTATTTGGATATCAGCCGTTTGCGACTAAGGATCCGAAGATATTTGAGAACGCAGAGGAGTTTGTGGCTGATCGTTTCCTGGGCGAGGGAGAGAAGCTGCTGAAATACGTGCTTTGGTCCAATGGTCCTGAGACCGAGAACACGACCCTTGAGAACAAGCAGTGTGCTGGGAAGGATTTTGTCGTACTGTTTTCTCGGCTTCTGGTTGTGGAGCTATTTCTTCGTTATGATACTTTTGAAGTTGAATGGAAAAAATCGGCGTTGGGTGCTTCCGTTACCCTAATCTCCATTAAGAAAGCAAGTTTTTAG
- the LOC137822213 gene encoding uncharacterized protein, whose protein sequence is MAAEIISPPRKARTPERADHTKHCEYHKNHGHHTEECIGLKDRTEELIQAGQLKRFVRGGNTRLRLSPERGLRGGEIGERRVERFERRENKRVEKRDDRRGGRPKGRNDRTYQNTQSVRRSRERSLGRPVRGFINTISGGFSRKESSLARKQHWRSIRTINHIFKRRTLPPMLFTDEDFQEIDPDHDDPMVITVKIDEYAVMKTLVDQGSSVDILFWDTFKRLHLREEDIVPFREQIIGFSGEKVSTKGYVDLMTTFGRGSKTKKIKIRYLVVDASTSYNVLLGRSSLNKLGAIVSTPHLAMKFSTEKGEIATVYVNQKDARECYAAGLKMNLKANNDTERMVAMADLDPRLNDERLEPKEETTTVVLGRDEKQ, encoded by the coding sequence ATGGCGGCAGAGATAATATCACCACCTAGAAAAGCGAGAACACCGGAAAGGGCAGACCACACTAAACATTGTgaatatcataaaaatcatggtCATCATACAGAGGAATGTATTGGGTTGAAAGATAGGACAGAGGAATTAATTCAAGCAGGGCAGTTGAAACGTTTTGTTCGAGGAGGAAATACAAGATTGAGGTTAAGTCCGGAGAGAGGGTTGAGAGGTGGTGAGATAGGAGAGAGAAGGGTGgagagatttgaaagaagagaaaataaaagagtAGAAAAGAGAGATGATAGGAGAGGTGGGAGGCCGAAAGGAAGAAATGATAGAACTTATCAAAACACGCAGTCAGTAAGGCGAAGTAGGGAGCGAAGTTTGGGGAGGCCTGTTAGGGGGTTTATAAACACGATTTCAGGTGGTTTCTCTAGAAAGGAATCCTCATTAGCAAGGAAACAACATTGGAGAAGTATCAGAACcattaatcatattttcaaaagaagaactttgccaccaatgctttttacagatgaagattttcaagaaattgATCCTGATCACGACGACCCTATGGTAATAACGGTAAAAATAGATGAATATGCCGTCATGAAAACCTTGGTCGATCAGGGGAGTTCGGTTGACATTTTATTTTGGGATACTTTCAAAAGGTTGCATCTAAGAGAAGAAGATATTGTACCTTTCCGAGAACAAATCATTGGCTTCTCGGGGGAAAAAGTTAGCACGAAAGGATACGTTGATTTGATGACCACATTTGGAAGAGGCAGTAAAACTAAAAAGATCAAAATCAGATATTTGGTGGTTGATGCTTCTACATCATATAATGTGTTGTTAGGGCGATCTTCTTTGAACAAGTTGGGGGCAATAGTTTCAACACCacacttagccatgaaattTTCAACAGAGAAGGGGGAGATAGCAACGGTCTATGTTAATCAAAAAGATGCTCGAGAGTGTTATGCAGCAGGTTTGAAGATGAATTTAAAAGCAAACAACGATACTGAAAGAATGGTGGCAATGGCAGATTTGGACCCAAGATTAAATGACGAAAGGTTAGAACCAAAAGAAGAGACCACAACTGTGGTATTGGGCCGGGACGAGAAACAATGA